A single Brienomyrus brachyistius isolate T26 chromosome 11, BBRACH_0.4, whole genome shotgun sequence DNA region contains:
- the LOC125704182 gene encoding leucine-rich repeat and immunoglobulin-like domain-containing nogo receptor-interacting protein 1-B, with protein MVGGEVNGHSYLVACWQPILILMLGTVLSGSTTGCPSRCECSAQERSVVCHRKKLTAIPDGIPTETRLLDLSKNRLKVVNPEEFAGYPHLEELELNENNISSIEPGAFSNLYGLRTLGLRNNNLKLIQLGVFMGLNNLTKLDISENKIVILLDYMFQDLFNLKSLEVGDNDLVFISNRAFHGLSSLEHLTLDKCNLTSIPTEAFAQLHNLITLKIRYLNINIIRDYSFKRLYRLKILEIDNWPYLDTMTSNCLYGLNLTSLTITNCNLTVVPYLAIRHLVYLHFLNLSFNPIHIIEGNKLNDLLRIKEFHLVGGRLMAIEPYSFRGLNYLRILNVSSNSLSTLEESAFHSVGNLETLALHDNPLACDCRLLWVFRRRWRLNFNRQQPTCSSPDFVRGKEFKDFPDVLPSNYFTCSKSKILDHTAQQKFVDEGTTIHFTCQADGDPAPVIMWLSPRKQLITSKTTGRRSVLPDGSLEVRYAQIQDNGTYTCIASNAGGNDSALAQLFVRSYSPGWPHQPNKTFAFISNQPNDMNGNETKATVPFPFDMKTLIIATTMGFISFLGVVLFCLVLLFLWSRGKGNTKPNIEIEFVPRRSDTDTGSSIDAPRRINMKMI; from the coding sequence atggtggggggggaggtgaaCGGGCACAGCTACCTAGTGGCCTGCTGGCAGCCCATCCTAATCTTGATGCTTGGCACTGTGCTGTCAGGCTccaccactggctgcccgtcacgTTGTGAGTGCAGTGCCCAGGAGCGTTCAGTGGTGTGCCACCGCAAGAAGCTGACAGCCATCCCAGACGGCATCCCCACTGAGACACGGCTGCTTGACTTGAGCAAGAATCGGCTCAAGGTTGTCAATCCGGAGGAGTTTGCTGGCTACCCAcacctggaggagctggagctcAATGAGAACAACATCTCAAGCATTGAGCCGGGAGCCTTTAGCAACCTTTATGGCTTACGGACGTTGGGGCTACGCAATAATAATCTGAAGCTCATTCAACTGGGTGTTTTCATGGGCCTCAACAACCTCACTAAACTGGACATCAGTGAGAATAAAATTGTCATTTTACTGGATTACATGTTCCAAGACCTATTCAATTTAAAGTCTCTAGAAGTGGGTGACAATGACCTTGTCTTTATTTCCAACAGAGCGTTTCATGGTCTTAGCAGCCTGGAGCACCTCACGCTAGACAAGTGCAACCTGACGTCCATACCCACAGAGGCATTTGCTCAGCTGCACAACCTCATCACACTCAAGATTAGGTACCTCAACATTAATATAATCAGGGATTATTCTTTCAAGCGGCTCTACCGGCTAAAAATTCTCGAGATCGATAACTGGCCATACCTGGATACTATGACTTCCAACTGCCTCTATGGACTCAACCTCACCTCCTTGACCATCACTAACTGCAATTTGACTGTTGTTCCTTATTTGGCTATACGGCATCTTGTGTACTTACATTTCCTGAACCTGTCTTTTAACCCCATTCATATCATCGAAGGGAATAAGCTGAACGACTTGCTCCGCATCAAGGAGTTTCATCTGGTTGGTGGAAGGCTAATGGCTATCGAGCCCTACTCTTTCCGAGGACTTAACTACTTGCGAATTCTCAATGTCTCAAGCAACTCCCTGTCGACTCTGGAGGAGTCAGCTTTCCACTCAGTGGGTAACTTGGAGACTCTGGCTCTGCATGACAACCCCTTGGCCTGTGACTGTCGGCTGCTCTGGGTCTTCCGTCGTCGCTGGAGGCTTAATTTCAATCGGCAGCAGCCCACATGCTCGTCCCCTGATTTTGTGCGGGGGAAAGAGTTTAAAGATTTCCCGGATGTTCTGCCATCAAATTACTTCACCTGCAGCAAGTCGAAGATTCTTGACCACACTGCCCAGCAGAAGTTTGTCGATGAAGGAACGACCATCCACTTCACATGTCAGGCAGATGGCGATCCTGCCCCTGTGATCATGTGGCTGTCCCCTCGGAAGCAACTGATTACCAGCAAAACAACTGGGAGGAGGTCTGTTCTTCCGGATGGCAGCTTGGAGGTGAGATATGCGCAGATCCAAGATAATGGCACATACACATGCATCGCCAGCAACGCGGGGGGCAACGACTCTGCTCTTGCCCAGCTGTTTGTGCGCAGTTACTCCCCAGGATGGCCGCACCAGCCCAACAAGACATTTGCCTTCATCTCCAACCAGCCCAATGACATGAATGGCAATGAGACAAAGGCCACAGTCCCTTTCCCCTTTGACATGAAGACCTTGATTATTGCCACCACCATGGGCTTTATTTCCTTCCTTGGCGTCGTCCTGTTTTGTCTCGTGCTCCTTTTCCTCTGGAGCAGGGGCAAAGGCAACACAAAGCCAAATATCGAGATTGAGTTTGTGCCCCGCCGGTCGGACACTGACACAGGCAGCAGCATAGATGCCCCTCGTAGGATCAACATGAAAATGATCTGA